From a single Mesorhizobium shangrilense genomic region:
- a CDS encoding BMP family ABC transporter substrate-binding protein: MNDVTRRDFLKYSGAIGAALGTGSLSTVAQAQEVLKIGAVYVSPVAEIGWTKQHSLGVEAIKAAFGDKVELTVIDNIFMPQDAERIFRELASAGNKLIFGTSFSHGTPMQKVAPRFPKVAFEHCSGIVHLANLGTFEAKYYEGTFVAGAAGAYVSKAGKIGFIGGFPIPDIVGPANALLLGAQSVNPNATCNAIFLNSWFDPGKEKEAAKTLISQGCDVICSMTDTATGVQVAGEGGAWSIGYASDMAKFGSGKQLTSFVLDWTSDYVGAAKAVAAGTWKPEVRWDGLAGGVVKMAPYNEGIPADAKAKLKQLEADIGSGKVHPYAGELKDQDGKVKVAAGSVLADNDIRGMNWFVKGMIGKLS, encoded by the coding sequence ATGAACGACGTAACAAGACGCGATTTCCTGAAATACAGCGGTGCGATCGGTGCGGCACTTGGCACTGGCAGTCTGAGCACGGTCGCGCAAGCACAGGAGGTGCTGAAGATCGGCGCCGTCTACGTCTCGCCGGTCGCCGAGATCGGCTGGACCAAGCAGCACAGCCTCGGCGTCGAGGCGATCAAGGCCGCGTTCGGCGACAAGGTCGAACTCACCGTCATCGACAATATCTTCATGCCGCAGGACGCCGAGCGCATCTTCCGCGAACTGGCCAGCGCCGGCAACAAGCTGATCTTCGGCACCAGCTTCTCGCACGGAACGCCAATGCAGAAAGTGGCGCCGCGGTTTCCCAAGGTGGCCTTCGAACATTGCTCCGGCATCGTCCATCTCGCCAATCTCGGCACTTTCGAAGCCAAATATTACGAAGGTACTTTCGTCGCCGGGGCGGCGGGCGCCTATGTGTCGAAAGCCGGCAAGATCGGCTTCATCGGCGGCTTTCCAATCCCCGACATCGTCGGCCCGGCCAACGCGCTGCTGCTTGGCGCGCAAAGCGTCAACCCGAACGCCACCTGCAACGCGATCTTCCTGAATTCCTGGTTCGATCCGGGCAAGGAAAAGGAGGCCGCCAAGACGCTGATTTCGCAAGGCTGCGACGTCATCTGCTCGATGACGGACACGGCAACCGGGGTCCAGGTCGCCGGCGAAGGCGGCGCATGGTCGATCGGCTATGCCAGCGACATGGCGAAGTTCGGCTCGGGCAAGCAGCTGACGTCGTTCGTTCTCGACTGGACCAGCGACTATGTCGGCGCGGCCAAGGCCGTCGCTGCCGGCACATGGAAGCCGGAAGTGCGATGGGACGGACTGGCGGGCGGCGTGGTCAAGATGGCGCCCTACAATGAAGGCATTCCCGCCGATGCCAAAGCCAAGCTGAAGCAGCTCGAGGCCGATATCGGCAGTGGCAAGGTGCACCCCTATGCCGGCGAGTTGAAGGACCAGGACGGCAAGGTCAAGGTCGCCGCCGGTTCTGTTCTGGCCGATAACGACATTCGCGGCATGAACTGGTTCGTGAAGGGGATGATCGGCAAGCTGAGCTGA
- a CDS encoding aromatic ring-hydroxylating dioxygenase subunit alpha, translated as MIQTKCSDPVILNLWHPIGAIAETTPNSVVETILLGERVSFAVDANGAVSVWKSRSDLRPGERIDPASVRETLPAKSAYGYVWTSLGSPPAELFPIPEYEEPDRRKLNAATFGVNVSAPRAIENFLDMGHFPYVHTDILGVEPHTEVKEYDVEISVDRDEILATRCRFFQPMASTVSDGGADVDYVYRVPHPYCSVLYKSNPVDETRLDVIAIFLQPVDQEHVRAHMLLCVLDEDNEDKVIKRFQQTIFGQDKPILENQVPKRLPLDPRAETPIRADKSAIAYRRWLSQKGVTYGVIPVAA; from the coding sequence ATGATACAGACGAAATGTTCAGACCCGGTCATTCTCAATCTCTGGCATCCGATCGGCGCCATTGCCGAGACGACCCCCAACAGTGTCGTGGAGACAATTCTGCTCGGGGAGCGGGTCAGCTTTGCGGTAGACGCGAACGGCGCCGTCAGTGTCTGGAAATCGCGGTCCGACCTGCGGCCAGGGGAACGGATCGATCCTGCGTCAGTCCGTGAAACACTGCCGGCCAAGAGCGCCTATGGCTATGTCTGGACGTCGCTCGGCTCGCCGCCGGCCGAGCTGTTCCCGATCCCGGAATATGAAGAGCCGGACCGCCGCAAGCTCAATGCGGCGACCTTTGGCGTCAATGTCTCCGCGCCACGCGCCATCGAGAACTTTCTCGACATGGGCCATTTTCCCTACGTGCACACCGACATCCTCGGCGTCGAACCGCATACCGAGGTCAAGGAATACGACGTCGAGATCTCCGTCGATCGCGACGAGATCCTGGCCACGCGTTGCCGCTTCTTCCAGCCGATGGCTTCGACGGTTTCGGATGGCGGCGCGGACGTGGACTATGTCTACCGCGTGCCGCACCCCTATTGTTCGGTGCTCTACAAATCGAACCCGGTCGACGAGACCCGGCTCGATGTCATCGCCATCTTCCTGCAGCCGGTCGACCAGGAGCATGTGCGCGCCCACATGCTGCTTTGCGTGCTCGACGAGGACAATGAAGACAAGGTCATCAAGCGCTTTCAACAGACCATCTTCGGACAGGACAAGCCGATCCTGGAGAACCAGGTGCCAAAGCGCCTGCCGCTGGACCCGCGCGCTGAAACACCGATCCGGGCCGACAAGTCGGCCATCGCCTACCGGCGCTGGCTCAGCCAGAAGGGCGTGACCTACGGCGTCATCCCGGTTGCGGCCTGA
- a CDS encoding ABC transporter permease — protein MHFRIEQRPEPSAPMRIAAPVLATALTVIVGSIFFASLGHDPLATLYAFFVEPLSSMNGLSEWLLKASPLILIACGLAVGFRANVWNIGAEGQFTMGAIAASGVGLFWPNPESVLLLPLMFVAGMGAGMAWAAIPAFLRARMNTNEILVTLMMTYIATLFLSYLVHGPWRDPAGFNYPQTAMLPTAALLQSFDPAYRLNSSIFITVIAVIAMWLFTDRSFLGYKMSVSGAAPLAARYAGFRESAAVWIGLLAGGAAAGIAGMAEAAGPLGQLSPQISPGYGFAAIIVAFIGRLNAFGIVLGGLLMSLLFLGGEGVQMTLGLPSALTRIFQGILLFFLLAADFFIFYRIRLVREKA, from the coding sequence TTGCATTTCAGGATTGAACAACGACCGGAGCCTTCCGCGCCGATGCGCATCGCCGCGCCGGTTTTGGCGACGGCGCTGACGGTCATCGTCGGCTCGATTTTCTTCGCCTCGCTCGGACATGATCCGCTGGCCACGCTCTACGCGTTCTTCGTCGAACCGCTCAGCTCGATGAACGGACTGTCGGAATGGCTGCTCAAGGCCTCGCCGCTGATCCTCATCGCCTGTGGGCTGGCGGTCGGTTTCCGCGCCAATGTCTGGAACATCGGCGCCGAGGGCCAGTTCACGATGGGTGCGATTGCCGCCAGCGGCGTCGGGCTGTTCTGGCCGAACCCGGAGAGCGTGTTGCTGTTGCCCTTGATGTTCGTGGCGGGCATGGGCGCGGGCATGGCGTGGGCCGCAATCCCCGCGTTCCTGCGCGCCCGCATGAACACCAACGAAATCCTCGTCACCTTGATGATGACCTATATCGCAACGCTGTTCCTGTCCTATCTCGTGCATGGACCGTGGCGCGATCCGGCGGGCTTCAACTATCCGCAGACGGCCATGCTGCCCACCGCCGCGCTGCTGCAATCCTTTGACCCGGCCTACCGGCTCAATTCCTCGATCTTCATCACCGTTATCGCCGTCATCGCGATGTGGCTGTTCACCGACCGCAGCTTCCTCGGCTACAAGATGTCGGTGAGTGGTGCCGCACCGCTCGCCGCACGTTATGCAGGGTTTCGCGAGTCGGCAGCGGTCTGGATCGGCCTGCTGGCCGGAGGCGCGGCAGCCGGGATCGCCGGCATGGCCGAAGCCGCCGGGCCGCTCGGCCAGCTCTCGCCGCAGATATCGCCGGGTTATGGCTTCGCTGCCATCATCGTTGCCTTCATCGGGCGCCTGAACGCCTTTGGCATCGTGCTCGGCGGGCTGTTGATGTCGCTGCTGTTTCTTGGTGGCGAAGGCGTGCAGATGACGCTCGGCCTGCCCTCGGCGCTGACGCGGATCTTCCAGGGAATCCTGCTGTTCTTCCTGCTCGCCGCCGACTTCTTCATTTTCTATCGCATTCGCCTGGTCCGGGAGAAAGCCTGA
- a CDS encoding threonine aldolase family protein — MNRDFRSDNVAPPLPQILDTAIRSGGLWMDAYADDQATGRLEQRLAVIFEHDVAAFPILTGTAANALALAQISGRFGQILCHRSSHIHVDECGAVEFHSQGNRLKALEGKDGKLEADTCIRGFGPLDDVHQLRTTALSLSQATEVGTYYCADEVLRLAGWAKDNGAAVHMDGTRFANVVVASGSTPAELTWRAGVDVLCLGGTKGGAIGAEVVVFFDREMAVDFKRLMKRSGHLASRLWFLAVQLEAYFGDDLWQETARDANAMARLLGNTLSESGLVSPCYPVQTNMVFLKAGMSTYEHLRELGYKFYLIEDEIEGAVARFVTSYATKPEDVERLADAIIRCVVLSG; from the coding sequence ATGAACAGGGATTTTCGATCCGATAATGTGGCTCCGCCGCTCCCGCAAATTCTTGATACAGCCATCCGTAGCGGCGGCCTGTGGATGGACGCCTACGCTGACGACCAGGCCACTGGGCGTTTGGAGCAAAGACTAGCCGTTATATTCGAGCACGACGTTGCGGCATTTCCGATCCTGACGGGAACGGCGGCGAACGCGCTTGCTCTCGCGCAGATATCGGGACGTTTCGGTCAGATTCTTTGCCACAGATCCTCGCATATCCATGTCGACGAGTGCGGAGCCGTGGAATTCCACAGCCAGGGGAACCGACTGAAGGCCCTTGAGGGCAAGGATGGAAAACTGGAAGCGGACACTTGCATCCGTGGCTTCGGACCTCTCGATGATGTGCATCAACTGCGCACGACGGCGCTCTCGCTCAGTCAGGCGACAGAAGTTGGGACATATTACTGCGCAGACGAGGTGCTGCGGCTGGCGGGCTGGGCCAAGGACAATGGCGCCGCGGTGCATATGGACGGCACCCGCTTCGCCAATGTCGTCGTCGCGTCCGGTTCGACACCCGCCGAGCTTACCTGGCGCGCCGGGGTCGATGTCCTATGTCTCGGAGGCACGAAGGGCGGCGCAATCGGTGCCGAGGTTGTGGTGTTCTTCGACCGCGAAATGGCTGTTGATTTCAAACGGCTGATGAAGCGCTCGGGCCACCTGGCATCCCGCTTGTGGTTTCTGGCGGTTCAGCTCGAGGCCTATTTCGGTGATGATCTTTGGCAAGAGACGGCTCGGGATGCAAACGCGATGGCGCGCCTGTTGGGAAACACGCTCTCGGAAAGCGGCCTGGTGTCACCTTGTTACCCTGTGCAGACCAACATGGTTTTTCTGAAGGCGGGGATGAGCACATATGAACATCTTCGAGAGCTCGGGTACAAATTCTATCTGATAGAAGATGAGATCGAGGGTGCGGTCGCCAGATTTGTTACGTCTTATGCTACAAAGCCGGAAGATGTTGAAAGGCTGGCTGACGCGATTATTAGATGCGTCGTATTATCTGGATGA
- a CDS encoding succinylglutamate desuccinylase/aspartoacylase family protein gives MESRAIPLSMTDLVEQEENLSLSPLWTDIDWNRDGRQDTFLNLEHSVHRSAYGIVPIPVSLFKNGSGPTLLLMAGSHGDEYEGQAILTRLIQSLDADAVSGRIIVLPAVNLPAAMEGSRVSPLDGGNLNRCFGDTFSDNPTSRIADYIANTILPMCDVFFDFHSGGSSLEYVPCTYANVSGDPSKAARTLEALEFMNAPIAWVHQGIPQGPEAGRAAYRSGVVYLSGEFGGGGRVSMQATRVAERAIYRLMSHLKILPLANEWKDESESRLMRASPQHYFYADRDGIFEPAAALGDEVAKGDLSGTILNPETPAQPGTKVLFPASGTWICGRAIGRVRRGDCLGHLLADVSRDEILAAE, from the coding sequence ATGGAGAGCCGGGCAATCCCGCTCTCCATGACCGATCTCGTTGAGCAGGAGGAAAATTTGTCATTGTCGCCGCTGTGGACGGACATCGACTGGAATCGCGATGGACGGCAGGATACTTTCCTGAACCTGGAACATTCCGTCCATCGTTCCGCTTACGGGATCGTTCCGATCCCGGTCTCGCTCTTCAAGAACGGAAGCGGGCCAACGCTGCTGTTGATGGCCGGGTCGCATGGAGATGAATATGAGGGTCAGGCAATCCTGACCCGCCTGATCCAGAGCCTGGATGCGGACGCGGTGTCGGGTCGCATCATCGTGTTGCCTGCGGTGAATCTTCCGGCCGCGATGGAGGGATCGCGCGTGTCGCCGCTTGATGGTGGCAACCTGAACCGCTGCTTTGGCGATACGTTTTCCGACAACCCCACATCCCGGATCGCCGACTATATCGCAAACACCATCCTGCCGATGTGTGACGTCTTCTTCGACTTCCATTCGGGCGGCAGCTCCCTGGAATATGTACCGTGCACCTATGCGAATGTGTCTGGTGATCCCAGCAAGGCGGCACGCACGCTCGAGGCGCTTGAATTCATGAATGCGCCCATCGCCTGGGTTCACCAGGGTATCCCCCAGGGGCCGGAGGCCGGCCGCGCCGCGTACCGCAGCGGCGTTGTCTATCTCAGTGGCGAATTCGGTGGCGGTGGCAGAGTTTCCATGCAGGCCACCAGGGTGGCAGAGCGCGCGATATACCGGCTGATGTCACACCTGAAAATTCTTCCGCTGGCCAACGAATGGAAGGACGAGAGCGAAAGCCGGCTGATGCGCGCCAGCCCACAGCACTATTTCTATGCCGATCGCGACGGAATCTTTGAGCCGGCCGCGGCCTTGGGCGACGAGGTCGCAAAGGGCGACCTCTCGGGCACAATTCTCAACCCTGAAACCCCCGCACAACCCGGCACGAAAGTCCTGTTCCCCGCGTCCGGAACCTGGATTTGCGGCAGGGCAATCGGAAGGGTTCGCAGGGGTGACTGCCTTGGTCATCTGCTTGCCGATGTTTCGCGTGATGAAATCCTGGCCGCGGAATGA
- a CDS encoding ABC transporter ATP-binding protein yields MHPRLELCNICKRYPGVVANDDVSLSIQPGEIHAVLGENGAGKSTLMKIIYGAAQADSGEIFSDGNPIVAHNPAVSRALGIEMVYQHFALFESVSVVENIALSTSSGFHLPSLADKIRDLSLRYGMPIDPHRQVHDLSVGERQRVEIVRCLLQAPKLLILDEPTSVLTPQAVVKLFETLRQLAAEGCSIVYISHKLDEVQALCDTATVLRNGKVTGTARPKETTSLELARMMVGSKLPEMQVSPPAPSDRPVLEVKGLSVKAVDHFGVDLKDVSFNVHGGEIVGLAGVSGNGQAELIALLSGERTHERADAIRICGTDAARLRPQERRKLGVAFVPEERLGRGAVPSHTLWENAVLTAHRFGTVRKGLIDRGKAKAFATGIIDRFKVKANGAQSTAQSLSGGNLQKFIVGREIALKPKLFLVSQPTWGVDVGASAFIRQTIIDLSRAGAAVFVVSEELDELFEICDRLLVICQGKVSPPLIRTTADREEIGLLMTGQGMGEGVSANRGGSVAFQD; encoded by the coding sequence ATGCACCCGCGTCTAGAACTGTGCAACATCTGCAAACGCTATCCGGGCGTCGTCGCCAACGACGACGTTTCGCTGTCGATCCAGCCCGGCGAGATCCACGCTGTGCTCGGCGAGAATGGCGCCGGCAAATCCACGCTGATGAAGATCATCTACGGCGCGGCGCAAGCCGATTCCGGGGAAATCTTCAGCGATGGCAATCCGATCGTCGCTCACAATCCAGCGGTTTCGCGCGCGCTCGGCATCGAGATGGTCTACCAGCACTTCGCGCTGTTTGAATCCGTGTCGGTGGTCGAGAACATCGCCCTGTCGACGAGCAGCGGATTTCATCTTCCCTCGCTTGCCGACAAGATCCGGGACCTCTCCCTGCGCTACGGCATGCCCATCGATCCGCATCGCCAGGTGCACGATTTGTCGGTCGGCGAGCGCCAGCGCGTCGAGATCGTACGTTGCCTGCTGCAGGCGCCAAAACTGCTGATCCTCGACGAACCGACGTCCGTGTTGACGCCACAGGCGGTGGTCAAGCTGTTCGAGACGCTCCGGCAACTGGCCGCCGAGGGCTGCAGCATCGTCTATATCAGCCACAAGCTCGACGAGGTGCAGGCGCTCTGCGACACCGCCACCGTGCTACGCAACGGCAAGGTCACCGGTACTGCTCGCCCCAAGGAGACGACATCGCTGGAGCTTGCCCGCATGATGGTCGGCTCCAAGCTGCCTGAAATGCAGGTCAGCCCGCCGGCGCCGAGCGACAGGCCGGTGCTCGAGGTCAAGGGCCTTTCGGTCAAGGCCGTCGATCATTTCGGCGTCGACCTGAAGGATGTTTCGTTCAATGTGCATGGCGGGGAGATCGTGGGCCTTGCCGGTGTATCCGGAAACGGCCAGGCCGAGCTCATCGCCCTGCTCAGCGGTGAACGCACCCACGAGCGCGCCGATGCGATCAGGATTTGCGGAACCGACGCCGCCCGCTTACGCCCCCAGGAACGCCGCAAACTCGGCGTCGCCTTCGTTCCGGAAGAACGGCTCGGACGTGGTGCGGTGCCATCGCACACGCTGTGGGAGAATGCCGTGTTGACGGCGCACCGCTTCGGCACGGTGCGCAAGGGACTGATCGACCGCGGCAAGGCCAAGGCTTTCGCCACCGGCATTATCGACAGGTTCAAGGTCAAGGCCAACGGAGCGCAATCGACCGCGCAAAGCCTGTCGGGCGGCAATCTGCAGAAGTTCATCGTCGGACGCGAGATCGCGCTGAAACCAAAACTGTTTCTGGTGTCGCAGCCGACCTGGGGCGTCGATGTCGGCGCATCCGCCTTCATCCGCCAGACCATCATCGATCTCAGTCGCGCAGGGGCTGCCGTATTCGTCGTTTCCGAAGAACTCGACGAACTGTTCGAGATCTGCGACCGGCTGCTGGTCATCTGCCAGGGAAAGGTGTCTCCGCCACTTATCCGCACGACCGCCGACCGCGAGGAAATCGGGCTTCTTATGACCGGCCAAGGCATGGGCGAAGGCGTATCGGCGAACAGGGGTGGCAGCGTTGCATTTCAGGATTGA
- a CDS encoding aromatic ring-hydroxylating dioxygenase subunit alpha, translating into MTGPCGDRALLNDWHIVVDCSMLSAGAPFSTRLLGVDLSVTCKGRYNNEIVRQDTGEQVSSAERYGFVWACLGKPWQDIIYIPESNEADRHLVTGGSIAVKVSGLRAVENFLDMGHFPFVHTGLLGDEPHTEVVPYKVEITDKDEVLATECKFYQPLASPTAREGFVVDYIYKVIRPYTVALYKSNPIQKDRLDVITLFVQPVDEDNCIAHPFLCYLKDGIDAATVRSFMQLIFAQDKPILENQVPRRLPLDPRAETPIRADAVSVSYRRWLRERAITYGAIPAQA; encoded by the coding sequence ATGACAGGTCCTTGCGGTGACAGGGCTCTCCTGAACGACTGGCATATTGTTGTGGATTGCTCGATGCTTTCCGCTGGCGCTCCGTTCTCTACACGGCTTCTGGGTGTCGATCTCTCGGTCACCTGCAAGGGGCGCTACAACAACGAGATCGTCCGCCAGGACACCGGCGAACAGGTCAGTTCGGCCGAGCGCTACGGCTTTGTCTGGGCGTGCCTTGGCAAGCCCTGGCAGGACATCATCTATATCCCGGAGTCGAACGAGGCGGACCGGCATCTGGTCACCGGCGGCTCGATCGCGGTCAAGGTTTCGGGGTTGCGTGCCGTCGAGAACTTTCTCGACATGGGGCATTTTCCCTTTGTGCACACCGGCCTGCTGGGGGATGAGCCGCACACCGAAGTGGTGCCGTACAAGGTCGAGATCACCGATAAGGACGAGGTGCTGGCGACCGAATGCAAATTCTATCAGCCGCTCGCCTCGCCGACCGCCAGGGAAGGCTTTGTCGTAGACTACATATACAAGGTGATCAGGCCGTACACCGTGGCCCTCTACAAGAGCAATCCGATCCAGAAAGACCGGCTCGACGTCATTACCCTGTTCGTGCAGCCGGTCGACGAGGATAACTGTATCGCGCACCCTTTTCTTTGCTATCTCAAGGACGGCATCGACGCGGCGACGGTCCGCAGCTTCATGCAGCTGATCTTCGCCCAGGACAAGCCGATCCTGGAAAACCAGGTGCCGCGACGGCTGCCGCTCGACCCGCGCGCCGAAACGCCGATCCGGGCCGATGCCGTCTCTGTTTCCTACCGGCGCTGGCTGCGCGAGCGCGCCATAACCTACGGCGCCATTCCGGCCCAGGCCTGA
- a CDS encoding ABC transporter permease — MDLFIAIFTGTVIAATPLIFAALGELVVEKSGVLNLGIEGMMLMGAALAFWAVTAGYSMPVAIMAGALAGAAASLLFGVLALTFLTNQYAAGLALAIFGSGVSAFLGRGFGSDPIEALHRVDIPLLSDLPVVGPLLFRFDPMVYLALLMFVAISWFLYRTKAGLVLRTIGESPQTSHAIGYPVIRIRYMAVLFGGLMAGLAGAYLSVAYTPLWVENMTAGKGWIALALVVFATWRPLRILLGAWLFGGMTILQLQGQALGLEVPSELLSALPYLATIIVLVLISRNRQMLALHFPASLAKPFRPAS; from the coding sequence ATGGATCTGTTCATTGCCATCTTCACCGGCACCGTCATTGCCGCGACGCCCTTGATCTTCGCGGCACTTGGCGAACTCGTGGTCGAGAAATCCGGCGTTCTCAATCTCGGCATCGAAGGCATGATGCTGATGGGAGCAGCCCTTGCATTCTGGGCGGTCACCGCAGGCTATTCGATGCCGGTCGCGATCATGGCCGGGGCGCTGGCGGGTGCCGCCGCATCCCTACTGTTCGGCGTTCTGGCGCTGACCTTCCTGACCAATCAATATGCCGCCGGCCTGGCACTGGCGATCTTCGGCTCAGGTGTCTCGGCCTTCCTCGGGCGCGGTTTCGGCAGTGATCCGATCGAGGCATTGCATCGCGTCGACATACCCCTGCTGTCCGATTTGCCGGTGGTTGGTCCGCTGCTGTTTCGCTTCGACCCGATGGTCTACCTGGCCTTGCTGATGTTTGTCGCCATCAGCTGGTTTCTCTACCGGACCAAGGCTGGACTGGTCCTGCGCACGATCGGTGAGTCGCCACAGACGTCGCATGCGATCGGCTACCCTGTGATCAGGATCCGCTACATGGCCGTGCTGTTTGGCGGGCTGATGGCGGGGCTGGCGGGCGCCTATCTGTCGGTCGCCTACACGCCGCTCTGGGTCGAGAACATGACCGCCGGCAAAGGCTGGATCGCATTGGCGCTGGTGGTTTTCGCCACATGGCGGCCGCTGCGCATCCTGCTTGGCGCCTGGCTGTTCGGCGGCATGACGATCCTGCAGTTGCAAGGACAGGCACTGGGGCTGGAAGTGCCGTCCGAGCTGCTGTCTGCCCTGCCCTATCTGGCAACCATCATCGTGCTGGTGCTCATCTCACGCAACCGCCAGATGCTGGCGCTGCATTTCCCGGCCTCGCTTGCAAAACCGTTCCGCCCTGCAAGCTAG
- a CDS encoding GntR family transcriptional regulator: MSSRSQSIADTLTRAVIDHRLVPGCKLGERELAEIFDVSRIVVRQALIRLADDGLAQIERNRGAFVAKPSMQEAMEIYDALTLVEQGVAAQLSDRLGPAGWAELRHHVERQRQAVAAGNDALADVLGQEFHTVFVRLSRNKVMQEIHAQLVRRTTLLRSLITADFDYCNLLDDHSRVVDLLEKGRLKQAMDLIDTHHRSVVRGYIMDRDVFPEMTPAEALAPYLDGTADAATTAVPLRRMAKSSGNGDAAAHVHVHLPKTDPAPASRASGKKTNRGLPS, encoded by the coding sequence GTGAGCAGCCGTTCCCAGTCGATCGCCGACACGCTGACACGCGCCGTCATTGACCACCGGCTCGTCCCCGGCTGCAAGCTCGGCGAACGCGAACTCGCTGAAATATTCGACGTCAGCCGCATCGTCGTCCGCCAGGCCTTGATACGGCTCGCCGATGACGGACTGGCCCAGATCGAGCGCAATCGTGGTGCCTTCGTCGCCAAGCCGAGCATGCAGGAGGCGATGGAAATCTACGACGCACTGACGCTTGTCGAGCAGGGCGTGGCTGCGCAGCTCAGCGATCGGCTGGGTCCTGCCGGTTGGGCCGAACTACGCCACCATGTCGAACGGCAGCGGCAGGCAGTGGCGGCCGGCAACGACGCCCTGGCCGACGTGCTCGGCCAGGAGTTCCACACGGTGTTCGTCCGCCTCAGCCGCAACAAGGTGATGCAGGAGATCCATGCGCAGCTTGTGCGCCGCACGACGTTGCTGCGCTCTCTGATCACCGCTGACTTCGATTATTGCAATCTGCTGGACGACCACTCGCGGGTTGTCGACCTTCTGGAAAAAGGCCGCCTGAAACAGGCGATGGACCTCATCGACACCCATCACCGTTCGGTGGTGCGCGGCTATATCATGGACCGCGACGTGTTCCCGGAAATGACGCCCGCCGAGGCGCTTGCCCCCTATCTCGACGGCACGGCCGATGCGGCCACGACAGCGGTTCCGCTCAGAAGGATGGCAAAGTCATCGGGCAATGGGGACGCGGCAGCGCATGTCCACGTCCATCTTCCAAAAACAGACCCGGCACCCGCAAGCCGGGCATCAGGCAAAAAAACCAACAGAGGGTTACCATCATGA